ACTCTCCAGAACGTAATACGTCATAAAGGTTAGAATCTTCTCCTTCAACAAGTGGAGCATCCATTGATAGGTGACGTCCGGAGTTTTTCATAGACTCTTTTACATCGTTTACAGTCATGTCAAGTTCTTTTGCAATTTCCTCAGCAGAAGGCGGACGCTCATTAGACTGCTCTAATAAAGCATACATTTTGTTGATTTTATTGATAGAACCAATTTTGTTTAATGGTAAACGAACAATACGGGATTGTTCAGCCAATGCCTGCAGAATCGATTGACGAATCCACCAAACTGCATAAGAGATAAATTTGAAACCACGGGTTTCATCGAAACGTTGAGCGGCTTTAATAAGACCTAAGTTTCCTTCATTAATTAAATCAGGAAGTGTTAATCCTTGATTTTGATATTGTTTGGCCACAGATACTACGAAACGTAGATTGGCTTTTGTTAGTTTTTCTAATGCTCTTTGATCACCGGCCTTTATTCTTTGTGCTAATTCTACCTCTTCATCAGCGGTAATTAGGTCAACTTTTCCAATTTCTTGTAGATATTTGTCTAACGATGCAGTTTCACGATTGGTTACCTGCTTGGTGATTTTAAGTTGTCTCATGTTGTTGTCTCCCTATTTTTTAAAGTGTACAAATGATTATACGTAAGGAGTATCAAAAAAGTTACAATAAATAAAAATATTTTTTAAAATAATAAATCTACCTGAGAATTTATTCTTTCCAGATAATAATCTATTTTTCGGATTGCCCGGTTAAAAAATAAGTTTTGCTCTTTAATACCGGATTGCCCTAACGGTTTTGAATTAATGATTTGTTGTTTGAAAAATTGAAGTACATTCTTGCAGCTTTCCTCGTTATCAGTAATAAAATAACCTAATAGAGTATAAGGTACAAACATGGTCAGTTTTTCAGGATTCTCTATGAGCATATTGTTGTTCAGCAATATGAGTTCGTTGTAATAGAGAGAAAAATTACTGTTCGAAGCATTACATTTTTCCTGAATTAAATTTATAATCCTTTTTAAATCTTTGCATAAAGCATTTGCACTTTTGAGATTAAGCAGACCGGATTCATAAAAGTACAATATTTGTTGTAAGCTGCTATTTATAGTAGTATCGTTCCAGACTTCATTTACTATTGTATTTTCATATGTTTTTTTTAGCGTTTGCATATATTCCGAAAAAGATTCATCAACTACAAAATTCTCAAAAGCAACTTTTTTCTGATTAGTGTTTAAAAGATTCAGCCAGACAAATGCTTTGAACTTTGAAAGAATAGTTCCCTCCATAAAATAAAATAAAGGAATATCTTTTGCAGAATAAAAAAGAGTAGTTTCTGAGTTTTTAGTCAATATTTCTATACGCTCAGCAGAGGATTTGAAATATTCCAGCATGTCTTTCATTGTTGTAATTTCAATGGTTTTCTCAACAATGACTTTCTCTTTTTTTGCGAATAAATTGTCTAAAGAAATGGTATAATGATTAGCCAGTTTAATGGTTTCGTCGATAGAGAATTTACTCTTTTGAGAGATTCTTCGGTGGGATGCATCGTAACTGATTTCCAGGATAGCGGCTATTTCGTCTATTAGTGACACAGATTTAGAAACTTTGCTTCTAATGGCTTTTAAAAAAGATTCCTGATGATTCATGGTTTGTGATAATCACAAATATAAAAAATAATATTATTAGTTTACACAAATTTTGATGCGATAATTGCAATAGGTTTGCCGTGTAATTTTAAAATTGAATAATTATGAAAGCCAAATATTTTAATAAATCTGATGATGAAAA
The Flavobacterium flavigenum genome window above contains:
- a CDS encoding sigma-70 family RNA polymerase sigma factor; translated protein: MRQLKITKQVTNRETASLDKYLQEIGKVDLITADEEVELAQRIKAGDQRALEKLTKANLRFVVSVAKQYQNQGLTLPDLINEGNLGLIKAAQRFDETRGFKFISYAVWWIRQSILQALAEQSRIVRLPLNKIGSINKINKMYALLEQSNERPPSAEEIAKELDMTVNDVKESMKNSGRHLSMDAPLVEGEDSNLYDVLRSGESPNPDRELIHESLRTEIERSLETLTPREADVVRLYFGLGDQHPMTLEEIGETFDLTRERVRQIKEKAIRRLKHTSRSKILKTYLG